Proteins encoded in a region of the Kiritimatiellia bacterium genome:
- a CDS encoding GDSL-type esterase/lipase family protein: protein MNVPEDSSLRRIGPFKRLVFGIAILALAIAACVLADRMMGWLYPRFAPESGRKVVEALLNEDGPAEAGFFVSHPYLFYTFRPGLKAFGVKQFNSRGHRGPEIAESPPAGVLRVLCIGGSTTASFPYVRRPEDAWPAQLEKKLETLTGLSVEVINAGLNGANSADLLAHYVFRNRHLGAHIVVMHLGGNDANALFFEDYDPEYTHYTLGWQTGAIAARPHERIWLRSHTVKWLYALWLQRVSLDHQLGRSDITTIDPRDALERVRQTEPEGFERNVDFLLKLIRLDGAQPVIFPFVWAPEPKFRKDPLFGRYFDAFALAFEKNRSVLESLAARHGALWLPLDLKQLDESMFKDWCHMNEDGERVKARHVAEGIRELAIEVMRKRSLAIGDCQSAVGLYQP, encoded by the coding sequence ATGAATGTCCCGGAGGACTCATCCTTACGCCGAATCGGGCCATTCAAGCGTTTGGTCTTCGGAATCGCCATTCTCGCGCTGGCGATCGCTGCCTGCGTTCTCGCAGACCGGATGATGGGATGGCTGTATCCCCGGTTTGCCCCCGAATCAGGGAGGAAAGTGGTCGAAGCCCTCCTGAATGAAGACGGCCCAGCGGAGGCGGGTTTCTTCGTTTCGCATCCCTACTTGTTTTACACATTTCGCCCCGGACTGAAGGCGTTCGGCGTGAAACAATTCAATTCCCGCGGCCACCGCGGCCCGGAGATCGCGGAAAGTCCCCCGGCGGGCGTTCTCCGCGTGCTCTGCATCGGAGGTTCGACCACCGCCTCCTTTCCGTACGTGAGGCGGCCGGAGGATGCATGGCCGGCGCAATTGGAGAAAAAACTCGAGACGCTCACGGGGCTCTCTGTCGAGGTCATCAATGCAGGGCTCAACGGCGCCAACAGCGCGGATCTGCTCGCTCACTATGTTTTCCGAAATCGGCACCTCGGGGCCCACATCGTCGTGATGCACCTTGGCGGAAATGATGCAAATGCCCTGTTTTTTGAGGACTATGACCCAGAATACACCCATTACACGCTCGGCTGGCAAACCGGTGCGATAGCGGCGCGGCCCCACGAGCGCATCTGGTTGCGCAGCCACACTGTGAAATGGCTCTACGCTCTATGGCTGCAACGTGTGTCGTTGGATCACCAGCTCGGGCGATCGGACATCACGACCATCGATCCGAGAGATGCCCTTGAACGCGTCCGACAAACCGAACCGGAAGGATTTGAGCGCAATGTCGATTTTCTCCTCAAATTGATCCGACTCGATGGCGCCCAGCCGGTAATCTTTCCGTTCGTTTGGGCCCCGGAACCCAAATTTCGCAAAGACCCGTTGTTCGGGCGTTACTTCGATGCATTCGCCCTGGCCTTTGAAAAAAACCGCTCGGTGCTCGAGTCGCTGGCCGCTCGACATGGCGCCCTTTGGCTGCCTCTCGATCTGAAACAACTCGATGAATCCATGTTCAAGGACTGGTGTCACATGAATGAGGACGGCGAGAGAGTCAAAGCGCGGCATGTCGCCGAAGGCATAAGGGAGCTTGCCATCGAAGTCATGCGAAAGCGGTCGTTGGCAATCGGCGATTGCCAATCCGCCGTGGGCCTGTACCAACCATGA
- a CDS encoding ABC transporter ATP-binding protein, with amino-acid sequence MNGPETREASAQINRASTLLELRDVHAFYGHIHALKGVSLEVREGEIVTLIGSNGAGKSTCLRCISGLVHPKSGSIRFKGAEIQSLKPHAIAALGIGHSPEGRRIFPKLTVEENLDLGAYLERDKSVIARRKSEVFELFPRLAERRRQEGGTLSGGEQQMLAIGRALMQDPALLLLDEPTLGLAPVLVESLFETLQTLHRVGKTILLVEQNAWHALRLAERAYVLQTGRITHAGPASELARDPDVRRAYLGGP; translated from the coding sequence TTGAACGGACCTGAAACCAGGGAAGCATCAGCCCAGATCAATCGGGCGTCGACACTGCTCGAGCTGCGGGATGTCCACGCGTTTTACGGGCATATCCATGCGCTTAAGGGTGTATCCCTCGAGGTCCGCGAAGGCGAAATCGTCACCCTGATCGGCTCGAACGGGGCCGGAAAGAGCACCTGTTTGCGCTGCATTTCCGGTCTGGTTCACCCCAAATCCGGTTCCATCCGCTTCAAGGGCGCTGAAATTCAGTCCCTGAAACCGCACGCGATCGCCGCTCTCGGCATTGGCCACTCGCCCGAGGGCCGCCGGATCTTCCCCAAACTGACCGTGGAAGAAAACCTCGATCTGGGCGCCTATCTAGAGAGGGATAAGTCCGTGATCGCCCGCCGGAAGTCGGAGGTTTTCGAACTCTTCCCCCGCCTCGCCGAGAGGCGCCGGCAGGAGGGAGGCACTCTTTCTGGCGGAGAGCAGCAGATGCTGGCCATTGGACGGGCCCTCATGCAGGACCCGGCGCTGCTTCTTCTGGACGAACCGACTCTCGGTCTGGCGCCGGTGCTGGTCGAGTCGCTCTTCGAGACCCTTCAAACCCTGCACCGCGTGGGCAAAACGATCCTGCTGGTCGAACAAAATGCTTGGCACGCTCTGCGTCTCGCTGAGCGGGCGTATGTTTTGCAAACCGGCCGGATCACCCATGCCGGTCCCGCCTCTGAACTTGCCCGTGATCCGGACGTGCGGCGCGCCTACCTCGGGGGACCATGA
- the secG gene encoding preprotein translocase subunit SecG: protein MGILRVLLILVEVVTCFLLIAVILIQKSKSEGLGLAFGAGVGETLFGSRAGNVLTKITVTLGLIFLANTALLGMVFTQRSERSLIDERFGTVQPPIAPVGAEEPVAPGETPPAPQTTLMPGPDTAQPETAEPIPSAEQAVPEAPAEPETVSP, encoded by the coding sequence ATGGGCATTCTGCGAGTTCTTCTGATTCTGGTAGAGGTGGTCACCTGTTTTCTGCTAATCGCCGTCATCCTGATTCAAAAGTCCAAAAGTGAAGGCCTCGGCTTGGCGTTTGGAGCAGGGGTGGGTGAAACCTTGTTTGGGTCGCGCGCGGGGAACGTGCTGACCAAAATTACGGTGACGTTGGGCCTGATTTTTTTGGCAAATACTGCTCTGCTTGGGATGGTCTTTACGCAACGATCCGAACGTTCATTGATCGACGAACGATTTGGAACGGTCCAGCCGCCGATCGCCCCAGTGGGGGCAGAAGAGCCCGTTGCGCCGGGTGAAACACCGCCCGCCCCTCAAACCACTCTGATGCCAGGACCGGATACCGCGCAGCCGGAAACGGCCGAGCCGATCCCTTCGGCCGAACAGGCGGTTCCCGAAGCTCCCGCGGAGCCGGAGACAGTATCCCCCTGA
- a CDS encoding phosphoglycerate kinase — MNKLTIADVDLKGKRVLVRVDFNVPVENGRVVDDTRIRAALPTIKYILDHGASVILMSHLGRPKGKGYEAEFSLKPVADHLSELLHRPVLFAPDCVGPEVKAMAESLHRQQQILLLENLRFHKEEEGKVKVADDAPEEVKKAAKAEMKKKQEEFARQLAELGDLYVNDAFGTAHRAHASTAVICKFFKTNVAGFLMEREVRYLGRALASPERPFVAILGGAKVSDKVNVITNLLNKVDSLLIGGAMAYTFYRAKGIPTGKSLVEEDKVALAADILKQAESKGVRLLLPIDHVIADRFAADAATKVVGEGGIEENWMALDIGPQTADLFAREISRAKTVVWNGPMGCFEMEPFAAGTMAVARAIANTPCLSIIGGGDSVAAVNKSGLADKMSHISTGGGASLEFLEGKALPGVVALTDKP, encoded by the coding sequence ATGAATAAGCTTACGATCGCTGACGTCGATCTGAAAGGCAAGCGGGTGCTTGTCCGGGTGGATTTCAACGTGCCTGTCGAAAATGGGCGCGTCGTTGATGACACGCGGATCCGTGCGGCCCTGCCCACGATCAAATATATCTTGGACCACGGGGCGTCCGTCATCTTGATGAGCCATCTGGGCCGTCCGAAGGGCAAAGGCTACGAGGCGGAATTCAGCCTGAAACCCGTGGCAGATCATCTTTCCGAACTGCTGCATCGCCCCGTGCTCTTCGCGCCGGACTGCGTGGGGCCGGAAGTGAAAGCCATGGCCGAATCCCTCCATCGACAGCAGCAGATTCTCCTGCTCGAAAACCTACGCTTTCACAAAGAGGAAGAGGGGAAGGTCAAGGTTGCCGATGACGCTCCCGAAGAGGTCAAAAAGGCAGCCAAGGCGGAGATGAAGAAGAAGCAGGAAGAGTTTGCCCGACAGCTTGCCGAGCTCGGCGACCTTTATGTCAACGATGCGTTTGGCACGGCGCACCGCGCTCACGCGTCGACCGCGGTGATCTGCAAATTCTTCAAGACGAATGTTGCCGGATTCCTGATGGAGCGCGAGGTCCGATATCTGGGCCGGGCGCTCGCCAGTCCCGAGCGGCCATTTGTCGCAATTTTAGGCGGCGCAAAAGTCAGCGACAAGGTGAATGTCATTACCAACCTCTTGAACAAGGTCGATTCGCTCCTGATCGGTGGGGCGATGGCCTACACGTTCTATCGGGCCAAGGGAATTCCCACGGGCAAGTCGCTGGTGGAAGAGGACAAGGTGGCCCTAGCGGCTGATATCTTGAAGCAGGCCGAATCAAAAGGCGTCAGGCTGCTGCTCCCGATCGACCATGTGATTGCCGACCGGTTTGCCGCGGACGCCGCAACGAAAGTTGTTGGCGAGGGCGGCATCGAGGAAAACTGGATGGCGCTCGATATCGGACCCCAGACGGCGGACCTCTTCGCCAGGGAAATCTCCCGCGCGAAAACTGTCGTTTGGAACGGACCGATGGGTTGTTTTGAAATGGAACCTTTTGCGGCCGGAACAATGGCCGTGGCCCGCGCCATCGCTAATACACCATGCCTGAGTATTATCGGTGGCGGAGACAGCGTGGCGGCGGTCAACAAGAGCGGTTTGGCAGACAAGATGAGCCACATTAGCACTGGCGGCGGCGCCAGCCTTGAATTTCTGGAAGGCAAAGCCCTTCCGGGCGTCGTCGCTCTGACCGACAAGCCCTAA
- the tpiA gene encoding triose-phosphate isomerase: MRKPIVAGNWKMNKTVAEAVDLATAIRRELGNCIEVDVILCPPFTALKAVSEAISGSHLDLGAQNMHWERNGAYTGEISAEMLRELYCHYVILGHSERRQYFCETDEMINKKVKAAHAANLKPIVCVGETLQEREEGKTEEVVARQVRGSLAGLSPRELVETIIAYEPVWAIGTGKTATPQQAQEVHAFIRRLVRDMADQTVANSVRIQYGGSVKPSNARELFSQPDIDGGLIGGASLDARSFVEIVRGAM; encoded by the coding sequence ATGCGAAAGCCCATCGTGGCAGGCAATTGGAAAATGAATAAGACCGTGGCCGAGGCGGTTGATCTCGCAACTGCAATCCGGCGCGAGTTGGGCAACTGCATCGAAGTTGATGTCATCTTGTGTCCGCCCTTTACCGCGCTGAAAGCCGTGAGCGAGGCCATCTCCGGAAGCCACCTCGATCTGGGCGCCCAGAACATGCATTGGGAGCGGAACGGCGCATACACCGGGGAAATTTCGGCCGAAATGCTGCGCGAACTCTATTGCCATTACGTTATTTTAGGGCACAGTGAGCGTCGCCAATATTTCTGCGAAACGGATGAGATGATCAACAAGAAGGTCAAGGCGGCGCACGCGGCCAATCTTAAGCCGATTGTCTGTGTGGGAGAGACGTTGCAGGAACGCGAGGAGGGAAAGACCGAGGAGGTGGTTGCTAGGCAGGTGCGCGGCAGCCTGGCCGGTTTGAGCCCACGGGAGCTGGTTGAGACAATCATAGCGTATGAGCCTGTTTGGGCCATCGGAACCGGCAAGACGGCCACGCCGCAACAGGCTCAAGAGGTTCATGCGTTTATCCGGCGGTTGGTACGTGATATGGCCGATCAAACCGTAGCGAACTCCGTGCGGATTCAGTACGGCGGGAGCGTCAAGCCGTCGAATGCCCGCGAGCTGTTCAGCCAGCCAGATATTGATGGCGGGTTGATCGGGGGCGCCTCACTCGACGCTCGCTCGTTTGTTGAAATTGTTCGCGGCGCGATGTAA
- a CDS encoding type II secretion system GspH family protein, with the protein MRRTRSKGTQFYAAARGFTYVEVMVALGIVALLTAVMVQTLSTIRRAETSLDQLERAAHIANELVVDLYIHGTASNVFRRHADDWVFNERLEETGPATSRFKWIIWEIAPTAVPSAAWRVCVAAEATPQLAYFRSTSTPR; encoded by the coding sequence ATGCGGCGAACCCGGAGCAAGGGCACACAGTTTTACGCCGCGGCCCGCGGATTTACGTACGTCGAAGTGATGGTTGCACTGGGGATTGTCGCCCTGCTTACCGCTGTGATGGTCCAAACACTTTCTACCATCCGGCGGGCCGAAACGTCGCTGGATCAGCTTGAAAGGGCCGCGCATATAGCGAATGAACTCGTCGTCGACTTGTACATCCACGGAACGGCATCCAACGTCTTCCGCCGACATGCGGATGACTGGGTTTTCAACGAGCGATTGGAAGAAACGGGCCCCGCGACGAGCCGGTTCAAATGGATCATTTGGGAGATCGCACCAACCGCTGTCCCATCTGCCGCATGGCGGGTTTGTGTGGCCGCCGAGGCAACGCCACAACTCGCTTACTTCAGATCCACATCAACGCCTAGATAA
- a CDS encoding branched-chain amino acid ABC transporter permease, with product MKDRLKISALLAAAIFSGTALAYSPRNPWALLSALGVLFACLSMRTHLKARFAAALGLLLIAIPYAGIQNTFLFELFTQMGIFAAMALGLNIVVGMAGLLDLGYAAFFAIGAYTWAIFGSAQASNFMVGNFPLPGWPYFYIFCALAVVAAALLGTLIGLPALRLRGDYLAIVTLGLGQTVRVLANNLDQPVNITNGPQGITPIERPPIGWIESLLNAAGLEGSPAVGYAIFFYLLVLAVIGIVVLVNLRLDRSRFGRAWVAIREDELAARAVGISPTRTKLQAFATGAAFSGVMGAIFSAKQLFVSPESFTLLQSITILAMVILGGMGSIRGALIGAMAVTLLNIELLKSLSEFLVRLRQSGYVLNLGLFSFDFASLSDQVEPAKYERMIFGVILVLMMMFRPSGLIPETRHLLEEQAERETESPRTPPGAP from the coding sequence ATGAAAGACCGATTGAAAATTTCCGCCCTGTTGGCGGCGGCGATTTTCAGCGGAACGGCGCTGGCTTATTCGCCGCGGAATCCATGGGCCCTTCTTTCCGCACTGGGCGTTCTCTTTGCTTGCCTGAGCATGAGAACCCACTTGAAGGCGCGGTTCGCTGCCGCGCTCGGTCTCCTGCTCATCGCGATTCCCTACGCGGGAATCCAAAACACCTTCCTGTTCGAATTATTCACCCAAATGGGCATTTTCGCGGCGATGGCGCTGGGGCTGAACATCGTCGTAGGTATGGCCGGCCTCCTGGATCTGGGTTACGCGGCCTTCTTTGCCATTGGGGCATACACATGGGCCATTTTCGGATCGGCGCAGGCGTCAAACTTCATGGTGGGTAATTTTCCGCTCCCCGGCTGGCCTTATTTCTACATTTTCTGCGCGCTCGCGGTCGTAGCTGCCGCTCTGCTGGGAACGCTCATCGGCCTACCAGCTCTCCGCCTTCGTGGCGATTACCTCGCGATTGTGACGCTGGGGCTCGGGCAAACGGTCCGCGTACTCGCCAACAATCTCGATCAGCCTGTCAATATCACCAATGGCCCGCAGGGCATCACGCCCATCGAGCGGCCGCCGATCGGATGGATTGAGTCGCTCCTCAACGCTGCGGGCCTGGAAGGTAGCCCTGCCGTCGGTTATGCGATTTTCTTCTATCTTCTTGTTCTGGCCGTGATCGGGATTGTCGTCCTGGTCAACCTTCGGCTGGACCGTTCACGATTTGGCCGCGCCTGGGTGGCCATTCGGGAGGATGAGCTTGCCGCGCGAGCCGTCGGCATTTCGCCCACGCGCACCAAGTTGCAGGCGTTTGCCACCGGTGCCGCGTTTTCCGGCGTGATGGGCGCAATCTTCTCCGCCAAACAACTGTTTGTTAGCCCGGAATCCTTCACGCTCCTGCAATCCATCACGATCCTCGCCATGGTCATCCTCGGCGGGATGGGTTCCATTCGCGGGGCGCTGATCGGCGCCATGGCCGTCACGCTGTTGAACATTGAATTGTTGAAAAGTCTGTCGGAGTTTCTAGTTCGCCTCCGCCAGAGCGGATACGTCCTGAATCTCGGGCTGTTTTCCTTCGATTTTGCTTCGCTCTCCGACCAGGTCGAGCCTGCGAAATACGAGCGGATGATCTTCGGCGTTATCCTCGTTCTGATGATGATGTTCCGACCCAGCGGCCTTATTCCCGAAACGCGGCATCTTCTGGAAGAACAGGCCGAGCGGGAAACCGAATCACCGCGGACACCGCCTGGCGCGCCATGA
- a CDS encoding ABC transporter ATP-binding protein, with the protein MILSVERVTKRFGGLVAVNEVSFAVEPHEIFSIIGPNGAGKTTLFNVLTGMYQPDGGRVMFQGRRLSHLAPERIAARGVARTFQNIRLFGAMTVFENVLVGQHPHIHYTYLDALLRSPRFYRAEREARRRAQEVLEYMGLAHRADELARNLPYGEQRRLEIARALALNPKLLLLDEPAAGMNPTETDDIKRLIQKLRNELGLTILLIEHHMDVVMGISDRIVVLDYGKKIAEGTPDEVRRSPAVIEAYLGKGALEESIERT; encoded by the coding sequence ATGATCCTTTCGGTCGAAAGGGTGACGAAAAGATTCGGCGGCCTTGTCGCCGTGAATGAGGTTTCGTTCGCTGTCGAGCCTCATGAGATTTTTTCGATCATCGGACCCAACGGGGCAGGCAAGACCACGTTGTTCAATGTGCTAACCGGCATGTATCAGCCCGACGGAGGCCGGGTGATGTTTCAAGGCCGTCGCCTCTCTCATCTTGCGCCCGAACGCATCGCGGCTCGCGGTGTTGCCCGGACTTTCCAGAACATTCGCCTGTTCGGCGCAATGACGGTTTTTGAAAACGTGCTGGTCGGTCAGCACCCCCACATTCATTACACGTATTTGGATGCGCTTTTGCGAAGTCCCCGTTTCTATCGCGCCGAACGCGAGGCGCGCCGTCGCGCTCAGGAAGTCCTGGAATACATGGGTCTTGCTCACCGCGCCGACGAACTGGCCAGAAACCTTCCCTACGGCGAACAGCGGCGTCTGGAAATCGCCCGTGCGCTGGCCCTCAATCCCAAACTCCTTCTCCTCGACGAGCCAGCGGCCGGTATGAACCCCACTGAAACGGATGATATCAAACGTCTGATTCAAAAACTTCGCAATGAACTCGGTCTGACAATACTGCTCATTGAGCACCATATGGATGTGGTGATGGGCATTTCGGACCGAATCGTCGTGTTGGACTACGGGAAAAAAATCGCGGAAGGCACGCCTGATGAGGTCAGGAGAAGCCCCGCTGTCATTGAGGCTTACCTCGGAAAGGGCGCGCTGGAGGAATCCATTGAACGGACCTGA